A stretch of the Leptospira harrisiae genome encodes the following:
- a CDS encoding (2Fe-2S) ferredoxin domain-containing protein yields MFYEKHVFVCENQRAPGERVSCGNQGSIELLKLLKQRAAKAGIEYKFRVQKSGCLDRCELGPIQVSYPEGKWFAMKTEADVETILEFYLKTNQPEKYNHLIVADDAVGEEK; encoded by the coding sequence ATGTTTTATGAAAAACATGTTTTTGTCTGTGAAAACCAAAGGGCACCCGGCGAACGGGTGTCTTGTGGGAACCAAGGTTCCATAGAACTATTAAAACTCCTCAAACAAAGAGCTGCCAAAGCTGGAATTGAATACAAGTTTCGAGTTCAAAAATCTGGCTGTTTGGATCGTTGTGAACTTGGGCCCATCCAAGTTTCCTATCCAGAAGGCAAGTGGTTTGCTATGAAAACCGAAGCCGATGTAGAAACTATTTTAGAATTTTATCTGAAAACCAACCAACCTGAAAAGTACAACCATCTAATTGTTGCAGATGATGCGGTGGGAGAAGAGAAATAG